In one Molothrus ater isolate BHLD 08-10-18 breed brown headed cowbird chromosome 6, BPBGC_Mater_1.1, whole genome shotgun sequence genomic region, the following are encoded:
- the SIX4 gene encoding homeobox protein SIX4 isoform X2: MSSASPATDDIVIAVEIKEENVMEMLSEAPDGPAPPPPPAAAQFPMEHAGSAAAGEEGAAEQTPLAFSPDHVACVCEALQQGGNLDRLARFLWSLPPSDLLRGNESLMKARALVAFHQGIYAELYSILESHNFDSSNHPLLQELWYKARYTEAERARGRPLGAVDKYRLRRKYPLPRTIWDGEETVYCFKEKSRNALKELYKQNRYPSPAEKRNLAKITGLSLTQVSNWFKNRRQRDRNPSETQSKSESDGNPSTEDESSKGREDLSPHPLSSSSDGVTSLSLPGHMEPVYMQQLGNTKIALSSSGVLLNGNLMPASTSPVFLNGSSFLQGPNSVILNGLSVGTSQTVTLNSPKTAASVVSNGVSITDILSSSSSEDVKDFKLLQASVPNATAAFSPSNIPVTFPGLIPSSEVKREGVETAASQDGGSVVTFTAPVQINQYGIVQIPNSGTNGQLLNGSIGFSSLQLPPVSVAASQGNVSANPSTSDGGTFTTESSTVQQGKVFFSPLTPSAVVYTVPNSGQAVGSVKQEGLERSLVFSQLMPVSQNTQLNVNMSSENISSAGLQSLASSLVNVTPSHNFSLTPPTLLNAAELSSGISESQAMSSPVTSTSTVISISNTNYATLQNCPLITSQDLLSISTAQPVLGEIVSTSGDRVSHPPAQVHQDFGREHRLVLQAVPDVKENFLPNSESKSTGNLMMLDSKSKYVMSNMVDTVCEELETDKKELAKLQTVQMDEVMQDL, encoded by the exons ATGTCTTCAGCCTCCCCCGCCACGGACGACATCGTGATCGCGGTAGAGATCAAGGAGGAAAATGTGATGGAAATGCTCTCCGAAGCCCCCGACgggcccgcgccgccgccccctcccGCCGCTGCCCAGTTCCCCATGGAGCATGCAGGCTCCGCTGCCGCCGGCGAGGAGGGAGCCGCGGAACAG ACCCCCTTGGCTTTCTCCCCGGACCACGTCGCCTGCGTGTGCGAGGCGCTGCAGCAAGGTGGGAACCTGGACCGCCTGGCCAGGTTCCTGTGGTCTTTGCCCCCGAGCGATCTGCTACGTGGCAACGAGAGCCTGATGAAAGCCCGGGCGCTGGTGGCTTTTCACCAGGGCATCTACGCCGAGCTCTACAGCATCCTGGAGAGCCACAACTTCGACTCCTCCAACCACccgctgctgcaggagctctggtaCAAAGCTCGCTACACCGAGGCGGAGCGAGCCCGGGGCAGACCCTTGGGGGCGGTGGACAAGTACAGGTTGCGGAGGAAATACCCCCTGCCCAGGACCATCTGGGACGGCGAGGAGACGGTCTACTGCTTCAAGGAGAAGTCCCGCAACGCGCTGAAGGAGCTCTACAAGCAGAACCGATACCCTTCGCCCGCCGAGAAGCGCAACCTGGCCAAGATCACCGGGCTGTCCCTCACCCAGGTCAGCAACTGGTTCAAGAACCGCAGGCAGCGGGACCGCAACCCTTCCGAGACCCAGTCCAAAAG CGAGTCAGATGGCAACCCTAGCACAGAAGATGAATCCAGTAAGGGGCGGGAGGATTTATCTCCCCATCCGCTCTCCAGCTCATCCGACGGCGTTACCAGCCTCAGCCTTCCCGGCCACATGGAGCCTGTCTACATGCAGCAGCTTGGAAACACTAAAATAGCCTTGAGCTCGTCCGGTGTCTTGTTGAATGGGAACCTCATGCCTGCCAGTACCTCTCCTGTCTTCCTCAATGGTAGCTCGTTTCTTCAGGGACCCAACAGTGTCATACTCAATGGACTCAGCGTGGGCACTTCGCAGACTGTTACCTTAAATTCACCCAAAACTGCGGCGAGCGTCGTGAGCAACGGGGTGTCCATCACTGACATACTGTCCTCATCGTCCTCAGAAGATGTTAAAGACTTCAAACTCCTTCAGGCCTCGGTCCCCAATGCCACAGCAGCCTTCAGCCCTAGCAACATCCCAGTCACTTTCCCAGGATTGATACCGAGCTCAGAGGTGAAAAGGGAAGGCGTAGaaactgctgcttcccaggatGGAGGCTCCGTAGTTACTTTTACTGCTCCTGTCCAAATAAACCAGTATGGCATTGTCCAGATCCCCAATTCAGGAACAAATGGTCAGCTGCTGAACGGAAGCAttggtttttcttctctgcagctgcctccagtTTCTGTGGCAGCTTCACAAG GTAATGTTTCAGCAAACCCTAGCACATCTGATGGAGGAACTTTTACGACTGAATCTTCAACCGTGCAGCAAGGAAAGGTTTTCTTCAGCCCCCTCACTCCGAGTGCAGTGGTTTATACAGTTCCCAACTCGGGCCAGGCTGTAGGATCTGTCAAGCAAGAAGGACTGGAAAGAAGCCTGGTGTTTTCTCAGTTGATGCCAGTCAGTCAGAACACACAACTGAACGTCAACATGTCTTCTGAAAATATATCCAGTGCAGGGCTCCAGTCCCTGGCCTCCTCCTTAGTGAATGTAACGCCCTCACACAATTTTTCCCTCACTCCACCAACTCTTTTAAATGCTGCAGAACTGAGCTCTGGTATCTCGGAGAGCCAGGCCATGTCTTCACCCGTGACCAGTACCTCTACAGTGATATCTATCAGCAACACTAACTATGCAACCCTCCAGAACTGTCCCCTCATCACCAGTCAGGATCTGTTGTCCatttccacagcacagcccgTGCTTGGAGAAATAGTTTCAACCAGTGGAGACCGTGTCAGCCACCCCCCTGCACAAGTGCACCAGGATTTTGGCAGAGAGCACAGGTTGGTTCTGCAAGCTGTACCTGATGTCAAAGAGAATTTCTTGCCTAATTCTGAGAGTAAGTCAACTGGCAATTTAATGATGCTGGATTCCAAATCTAAGTATGTTATGAGCAACATGGTTGACACGGTATGTGAAGAACTGGAAACGGACAAAAAAGAACTTGCCAAACTGCAGACAGTTCAGATGGATGAAGTTATGCAAGACTTGtag
- the SIX4 gene encoding homeobox protein SIX4 isoform X1 gives MSSASPATDDIVIAVEIKEENVMEMLSEAPDGPAPPPPPAAAQFPMEHAGSAAAGEEGAAEQVLLHTELLARNHHAASSPSSSSSSSSSSSQTPLAFSPDHVACVCEALQQGGNLDRLARFLWSLPPSDLLRGNESLMKARALVAFHQGIYAELYSILESHNFDSSNHPLLQELWYKARYTEAERARGRPLGAVDKYRLRRKYPLPRTIWDGEETVYCFKEKSRNALKELYKQNRYPSPAEKRNLAKITGLSLTQVSNWFKNRRQRDRNPSETQSKSESDGNPSTEDESSKGREDLSPHPLSSSSDGVTSLSLPGHMEPVYMQQLGNTKIALSSSGVLLNGNLMPASTSPVFLNGSSFLQGPNSVILNGLSVGTSQTVTLNSPKTAASVVSNGVSITDILSSSSSEDVKDFKLLQASVPNATAAFSPSNIPVTFPGLIPSSEVKREGVETAASQDGGSVVTFTAPVQINQYGIVQIPNSGTNGQLLNGSIGFSSLQLPPVSVAASQGNVSANPSTSDGGTFTTESSTVQQGKVFFSPLTPSAVVYTVPNSGQAVGSVKQEGLERSLVFSQLMPVSQNTQLNVNMSSENISSAGLQSLASSLVNVTPSHNFSLTPPTLLNAAELSSGISESQAMSSPVTSTSTVISISNTNYATLQNCPLITSQDLLSISTAQPVLGEIVSTSGDRVSHPPAQVHQDFGREHRLVLQAVPDVKENFLPNSESKSTGNLMMLDSKSKYVMSNMVDTVCEELETDKKELAKLQTVQMDEVMQDL, from the exons ATGTCTTCAGCCTCCCCCGCCACGGACGACATCGTGATCGCGGTAGAGATCAAGGAGGAAAATGTGATGGAAATGCTCTCCGAAGCCCCCGACgggcccgcgccgccgccccctcccGCCGCTGCCCAGTTCCCCATGGAGCATGCAGGCTCCGCTGCCGCCGGCGAGGAGGGAGCCGCGGAACAGGTACTGCTCCATACGGAACTCCTGGCCAGGAATCACCACgctgcctcctctccctcctcttcatcttcttcctcctcctcctcctcgcagACCCCCTTGGCTTTCTCCCCGGACCACGTCGCCTGCGTGTGCGAGGCGCTGCAGCAAGGTGGGAACCTGGACCGCCTGGCCAGGTTCCTGTGGTCTTTGCCCCCGAGCGATCTGCTACGTGGCAACGAGAGCCTGATGAAAGCCCGGGCGCTGGTGGCTTTTCACCAGGGCATCTACGCCGAGCTCTACAGCATCCTGGAGAGCCACAACTTCGACTCCTCCAACCACccgctgctgcaggagctctggtaCAAAGCTCGCTACACCGAGGCGGAGCGAGCCCGGGGCAGACCCTTGGGGGCGGTGGACAAGTACAGGTTGCGGAGGAAATACCCCCTGCCCAGGACCATCTGGGACGGCGAGGAGACGGTCTACTGCTTCAAGGAGAAGTCCCGCAACGCGCTGAAGGAGCTCTACAAGCAGAACCGATACCCTTCGCCCGCCGAGAAGCGCAACCTGGCCAAGATCACCGGGCTGTCCCTCACCCAGGTCAGCAACTGGTTCAAGAACCGCAGGCAGCGGGACCGCAACCCTTCCGAGACCCAGTCCAAAAG CGAGTCAGATGGCAACCCTAGCACAGAAGATGAATCCAGTAAGGGGCGGGAGGATTTATCTCCCCATCCGCTCTCCAGCTCATCCGACGGCGTTACCAGCCTCAGCCTTCCCGGCCACATGGAGCCTGTCTACATGCAGCAGCTTGGAAACACTAAAATAGCCTTGAGCTCGTCCGGTGTCTTGTTGAATGGGAACCTCATGCCTGCCAGTACCTCTCCTGTCTTCCTCAATGGTAGCTCGTTTCTTCAGGGACCCAACAGTGTCATACTCAATGGACTCAGCGTGGGCACTTCGCAGACTGTTACCTTAAATTCACCCAAAACTGCGGCGAGCGTCGTGAGCAACGGGGTGTCCATCACTGACATACTGTCCTCATCGTCCTCAGAAGATGTTAAAGACTTCAAACTCCTTCAGGCCTCGGTCCCCAATGCCACAGCAGCCTTCAGCCCTAGCAACATCCCAGTCACTTTCCCAGGATTGATACCGAGCTCAGAGGTGAAAAGGGAAGGCGTAGaaactgctgcttcccaggatGGAGGCTCCGTAGTTACTTTTACTGCTCCTGTCCAAATAAACCAGTATGGCATTGTCCAGATCCCCAATTCAGGAACAAATGGTCAGCTGCTGAACGGAAGCAttggtttttcttctctgcagctgcctccagtTTCTGTGGCAGCTTCACAAG GTAATGTTTCAGCAAACCCTAGCACATCTGATGGAGGAACTTTTACGACTGAATCTTCAACCGTGCAGCAAGGAAAGGTTTTCTTCAGCCCCCTCACTCCGAGTGCAGTGGTTTATACAGTTCCCAACTCGGGCCAGGCTGTAGGATCTGTCAAGCAAGAAGGACTGGAAAGAAGCCTGGTGTTTTCTCAGTTGATGCCAGTCAGTCAGAACACACAACTGAACGTCAACATGTCTTCTGAAAATATATCCAGTGCAGGGCTCCAGTCCCTGGCCTCCTCCTTAGTGAATGTAACGCCCTCACACAATTTTTCCCTCACTCCACCAACTCTTTTAAATGCTGCAGAACTGAGCTCTGGTATCTCGGAGAGCCAGGCCATGTCTTCACCCGTGACCAGTACCTCTACAGTGATATCTATCAGCAACACTAACTATGCAACCCTCCAGAACTGTCCCCTCATCACCAGTCAGGATCTGTTGTCCatttccacagcacagcccgTGCTTGGAGAAATAGTTTCAACCAGTGGAGACCGTGTCAGCCACCCCCCTGCACAAGTGCACCAGGATTTTGGCAGAGAGCACAGGTTGGTTCTGCAAGCTGTACCTGATGTCAAAGAGAATTTCTTGCCTAATTCTGAGAGTAAGTCAACTGGCAATTTAATGATGCTGGATTCCAAATCTAAGTATGTTATGAGCAACATGGTTGACACGGTATGTGAAGAACTGGAAACGGACAAAAAAGAACTTGCCAAACTGCAGACAGTTCAGATGGATGAAGTTATGCAAGACTTGtag